One stretch of Castor canadensis chromosome 14, mCasCan1.hap1v2, whole genome shotgun sequence DNA includes these proteins:
- the LOC109679373 gene encoding ubiquitin-conjugating enzyme E2 C-like: MASQNRDPAASGVGKGAEPSGGGARGPVRKRLQQELMKLMMSGDKGISAFPESDNLFKWVGTIHGAAGTVYEDLRYKLSLEFPSGYPYNAPTVKLLTPCNHPNVDTQGNICLDILKDKWSALYDVRAILLSILSLLGEPDIDSPLNTHAAELWKNPTAFKKYLQETYSKQVSSQEP; this comes from the coding sequence ATGGCCTCCCAAAACCGCGACCCAGCGGCCTCTGGCGTCGGTAAAGGAGCCGAGCCGAGCGGGGGCGGCGCCCGGGGTCCTGTGCGCAAGCGGCTACAGCAGGAGCTGATGAAGCTCATGATGTCTGGTGACAAAGGAATCTCTGCCTTCCCTGAATCAGACAACCTTTTCAAATGGGTAGGGACTATCCATGGAGCAGCTGGTACGGTATATGAAGATCTGAGATATAAGCTCTCCCTAGAGTTTCCCAGTGGCTACCCTTACAATGCACCCACAGTGAAGTTACTCACGCCCTGCAATCACCCCAATGTGGACACCCAGGGTAACATCTGCTTGGACATCCTCAAGGACAAGTGGTCTGCCCTATATGATGTCAGGGCCATCCTGCTCTCCATCCTGAGCCTGCTAGGAGAACCTGATATCGATAGTCCTTTGAACACACATGCTGCCGAGCTCTGGAAAAACCCCACAGCTTTTAAGAAGTACCTCCAAGAAACCTACTCGAAGCAGGTCTCCAGCCAAGAGCCCTGA